The DNA region GGCCTGGTCGGCGGGCGGTGGATTCGGTCTCGCCGCGGTGTTCCGGTGCCGACGGACGGCCGTGACTCACCTGGTCGTCGTCGGGCTGCCGTTGCTTGTGGGCCTGGGGTTCGTCGGGGCGAACGCGCGCCAGGCGAGGGGCGTCGGGCGGGGCTTCCTGCCCGGGGACGGCCTACCGGGACACACGTTCCCGTACGCGTGTGCCAGGCTATCGGTCGCAACACACCGAACAGGGAGGGGTTCGCGGGTGGCCGCGATGCAGCTGACACGTACGCACCGGATACTCATCGGGGTCGTCGTCTTCGGTGCGGTGGTCATCGCCGGGATCGGTTTCGCGGGGTCGTACGCGGCCGTGCGGGAGCTGGCCGAGAAGAAGGGCTTCGGCACCTTCTCGATGGTCTTCCCCATCGGCATCGACGCGGGCATCTGCGTCCTGCTGGCGCTCGACCTCCTGCTGACCTGGATCAGGATCCCCTTCCCGCTCCTTCGCCAGACGGCGTGGCTGCTCACGGCGGCCACCATCGCCTTCAACGGGGCCCGACCCGCTGGGCGTCGGCATGCACGCCGTCATCCCGGTGCTCTTCGTGGTCGCGGTCGAGGCGGCCCGGCACGCGATCGGGCGGATCGCCGACATCACGGCCGACAAGCACATGGAGGGCGTGCGCATGACGCGCTGGCTGCTCTCCCCCGTGCCGACGTTCCTGCTGTGGCGCCGCATGAAGCTGTGGGAGCTGCGCTCCTACGACCAGGTCATCAAGCTGGAGCAGGAGCGCCTGGTCTACCAGGCCCGCCTGCGCTCCCGCTTCGGCCGCGGCTGGCGCCGTAAGGCCCCGGTGGAGTCCCTGATGCCGCTGCGCCTGGCCCGCTACGGCGTCCCCCTCGCGGAGACGGCCCCCGCGGGCCTCGCCGCCGCCGGCATCGAACCGCCCGTCCTTCCGCCCGTCCAGGCCACGGCCCAGCAGCCCGAGCTGACGAAGGCCGAGCCGGTCACGCCCGGGCTGCCCCAGGCGGACTCAGCGCAGCGGGAGTTGCCCCAGGCCCAGCCCGCGAACCAGCCCGCGCCCACGGCCGACGCCACCCCCGTCGCCCTCGTCAAGGACCCGGCACCCGAGCCCACCCCCCAAGCCGCCGCCCCGGAAACCGTCGCAGCCGTCGAAGCCACCCCCGAGCCCGCCCCGCAGCCCCCGGCCAACCACGCGAGCCCCTGGTTCGCCGCCCAGCACCCACCGCAGCCCCACACCAGCGAGGGCCCGGTGTCGTACGACCCGGAGGCCCCGTACGACGAGTGGTACGAGGAACAGGCCCAGCAGCAGGGCTACGACCAGCAGGGCTACGACGAGCAACTGGCGTACGAGCAGCAGCAGTACGCCGACCAGCAGGCGTACGAGCAGCAGCGTTACGCGCAGGCCCAGCAGTTCGCGCGGGCCCAGCAGTACGACCAAGGCGGGCCGTACCCCGAGCAGGCCCACGAGGCTCCCGAAGTCGCCGACGACGGCTCCGGCTTCCGTGTCCCGGCCGGCCCGGGCCGCACCCGCCCCCTCGCGAACGGCCACCTCATCCCGGGCCCGCGCGAGGAACAGGCCCCCGCCCCCGTCGGCGAAGAGGCCCGGGAGCCGGAATCGGAGCCGCTGCCCGAGCCCGCGGCCGCCGACGGCTCCGGACTGCCGGGCGACATGACCCGCGACGAGGCGTACTTCAACGCCTTCCGCAAATACGTGAGCGAGCGGGGCGACTACCCCAACGCCCGCCAGTTCAGCCTCTACTTGATGGACCTCTACGGCGTGACCGGCCAGTCCGGCGGCCCGCTCACGGAAAGCACCCTGCGCCCCTACCTCCGCGACTTCCGCGACCGCTACCAGCGCGCGATGGACGAGGACGCCGAGCACATCGCATAGCGGCTGACGCGCTCGGCAGGAAAGGCTGCAACACCGACGGCGTCGAAGAACTCACCCTCATCCTGACCCGGGGTGACGAAGAACAGGCCTACGGAATCGGATGCGGAGACCCCGAAGCCGACCAATTCAACATCCCACCGGGCGAGCCGTTCAAAATGAGCGCTGAACCGATGAAGAACGGCACCGGCCTGTTCCTTTGGCGTCTGAACACCATCGCCCCCGGCGATGTCGAAGGATGCGAAGACGACATCAAGGCCTGCTAGCAGGCTTCGGACAGTGCGGGGAAAGTCACTCCCCAACGGCATCCGCGGGTGACACTCCATGACCATCGGCCCCGTCCACCGCCGGAAGCCGCCGGGATGCCGCCGCCTTGACGCTCCCGCACCCGCCGCGTGGACGTGGAGGTTCGGTCGACCAGCCCGAGGTCAGCGTAGCGCCGGTACCGGTTGATCCACTTTGATGCGGTCGCGCGGGAGATCCCCATCTCTGCCGCGCCATGGGCGATCGGCCGGGTCCGGCAACGAGCGATAAGTCGGCGTCGGCCCTCCGGCGTCAGTGGCGCGTTCTTATGCATCGGGCGTCCTGTCTTCCGCTGATGCGTATGTCTTGATTCGGGATGTGTGGCCGGGGATGTGGGTGGTGGCGCGGAGTGCGATCAGGTCCCGCCATGGCATGCGCTGTTCGGGAAGGGGTTCGCCGGCGCGGTCGAAGAGACGCAGGAGCACGGGGCTATCAGCCGCTTGGTCGGGGACCGCGCTGAGTGCCTCGCGAAGCACGTGGGCATGGTCGCGGACTATCGCAACGCGCTGCCGATGAGTGGTGGAGGCGATGAGCTCGGCGATCACGACCTGGTCCATCGCGTCCTGATTGTCGACGACGGCATGGCGTCCGTGGTGGATGTCGCGGGCCGCTTCGGTGAGGAGTGGGTCGCTGAGCGCGATGTGGCTCAACGTCCAGTCGATGTCGTCTCGTGCTGGTGCTGCGTAACTTGCTGTGTCCGGAATTGACGAGGCAAGCCTCAGGAGGTCGCGGTAGGCGGCCTCGAATTCAGTGGTGTCCATAGGGCCTTCCAAGGCGCGGGGCGGTCCGGGCTATTTGCTGAGCACTGCGGCGGTATCGCGGTTGGTACGGGAGAGTGCGGCGAGCACGAGCAGGCACAAGACGGCGACGGTTCCGGCGAACCAGGTCATGGCCGTGGTGAGGTCGAAGATGGTGGCAAGGACGCCGACACCGAGCACGGGCAGCCCGACGCCGGTGTAGACGATGACGTAGAAGCTGGAGAGCACCTCGGCGTGCCTGGCGGATGGGGTGTTGTTGTTCACCGTGGTGAGGCCGCCGAGGAACACCAGCCCGTGGCCGACCCCGGCGAGGACGGTGGCGGCCAGAAGCAGTTCGAGTGAGGGCGTGTTCCCGACCAGCACGAGGAGCCCCAGCCCCGCCGCCAGGATTGGCAGTCCGGCGAGCTGAAGGTGGCGCGGTCGTCGTCCGTAGGTAATGAGTTGGACGGCGACGGAGCTGGCCAGCATGAGCGCTGCTGTACCTCCGCCAAGGAGCAGGTTCGTGCTGCCCGTCAGCGTCGCCACGTAGGTCGGAATGAGAGAGAGGAAGAGCCCGATGACCGCGAAGGCGAGGAAGTTGGCGCTCCCGCTGGTCATGAACACTGTTCGCATTGCGGCCGGAATCTGAGGTCGGCGAAGACGCCACTGTGTCACCTGGCGGGTCGAGGGCATCCGCGTGACCGTGACGGCTGCAGGGACGAGGAGCACGATCTCAACGACGAACGGCGTCACATCGGGAGCCGGCGCGTGCTCGGCGATCAGTCCGGCCAGGACCGGCCCCAGGCCCAGGCCGCCGACCGAGGCCACCGTTGTGACCAACGCGCCCTTGCGGCGGCTACCGGTGGGTTCGAGTTCGCTGAGCGCAGCCGTCAGAGCTCCGGATGCCGCCCCAACCGAGAGGCCCTGCAAGATCCGGGCGGCGAACAGCCACCCAGTGCTGCTGGCCAGCGCGAACACGAGTGATCCCACGGCCGCCAGCACGAAGGCTGGGAGCAGGACCCGGCGTCGCCCGATCGCATCGGAGAGCGGGCCGGCGACGAGCAGGGATGGGATGAGGGTCGCGACGTAGACGGCGAAGATGAGTGTGACGACGAACGGGGAGAAGCCGAACGCCGTTTCGTAGCTGCGATACAGCGGTGTGGGCAGGTTGGTTCCGGCGAGCAAGATCAGCAGCGCATAAGCCGTCGCCCAGAACCTCCACCGGCTTGCCCCGCCGACCAGCGGTGTACGGGCGCCCGATGCTGCTGAACTGGGAGGCTGAGCCAAGTCCTGAGCGCCGCCGTCGTCCGTCCTGC from Streptomyces flavofungini includes:
- a CDS encoding MFS transporter, whose amino-acid sequence is MFGVHEHLLCSAPMNMRRGGRTDDGGAQDLAQPPSSAASGARTPLVGGASRWRFWATAYALLILLAGTNLPTPLYRSYETAFGFSPFVVTLIFAVYVATLIPSLLVAGPLSDAIGRRRVLLPAFVLAAVGSLVFALASSTGWLFAARILQGLSVGAASGALTAALSELEPTGSRRKGALVTTVASVGGLGLGPVLAGLIAEHAPAPDVTPFVVEIVLLVPAAVTVTRMPSTRQVTQWRLRRPQIPAAMRTVFMTSGSANFLAFAVIGLFLSLIPTYVATLTGSTNLLLGGGTAALMLASSVAVQLITYGRRPRHLQLAGLPILAAGLGLLVLVGNTPSLELLLAATVLAGVGHGLVFLGGLTTVNNNTPSARHAEVLSSFYVIVYTGVGLPVLGVGVLATIFDLTTAMTWFAGTVAVLCLLVLAALSRTNRDTAAVLSK